One Candidatus Omnitrophota bacterium DNA window includes the following coding sequences:
- a CDS encoding type I polyketide synthase, translating to MTIENPSDKKTELSPLKRAYLALEQMQAKLEAVERSSSEPLAVIGMSCRFPGGADDPESFWRLLHDGVEAIAEVPADRWDIDVLYDPNPDAAGKMNTRRGGFLRKVDEFDPQFFGVSPREAESMDPQHRLLLEVSWEALERAGQIRNRLPGRQIGVFIGITSNDYSQIGMNAGGLDSIDAYHITGNTNNVAAGRLSYIFGFHGPCMAIDTACSSSLTALHQACRSLAHCECAMALVGGVNLILSPATAIALSKTKVLSPNGHCRAFDAAADGMVRGEGCGVVLLKRLSEALRDGDPILALIRGSAVNEDGPSSGLTVPNGPAQEMLLRQALEAAKVDPSEVDYIEAHGTGTSLGDPIELNALKSVFGKNRSPERPLVIGSVKTNIGHLEAGSGIAGLIKLILVLQHEEIPPHLHFETHNPRFDWSGFPVIVPKKPTPWLRGARKRIGGVSSFGFSGVNSHIVVEEAPACEPIPSGEDRPHHLFAVSAQSNEALAQLAQLYITRLETDPALEIGNICFSANSGRGQFAHRLAITVSSTAELIEGLEGFLQGRQEANVHHGEAANPLKIAFLFTGDIALCAGIGRSLYETSLSFRRLLEQCDETLSSYLDKPLLEILYSSSADVSIQKQTAYTQPALFALQYALAALWRSWSVEPCAVLGQGAGEYAAACAAGVFRLEDGLRLIAEWVDSNKNEAQAAVLFPPRIDFVSNQTGELAGDEISSPAYWRHYASQQDRFDDGMRTLRKLGCNAFVKIGSQLDSLNLNRECMGEGNLWLPSLHPERSDWETMLESLAKLYVHGANVDWFAFDHDYPRRREIMPTYPFQRRRYWIPAAGACFRKKVTYSAHSGDGNPLLGRKMILPGTKEIRFESTISPQSPFYLDHHRIYNAAVFPASAYLALVLEAGAAVFENNNWAIKDIVFQQALILPDNQEIVLQLVLIPNNSNGYLFQIFSLNNEKNDAPISTLHASGSMEPDDSAAPLDDITALRCESAQAIDVEKYYRRCRARGVDFGPGFQALEQLWRREDEGVGRINLPNILKKDASVYQAHPVLLDACFQVLGALSTEADEEKMLLPVGLERLLLFSPLTGELWGRAQLRSADREDPKAAIFDLSLFTPDGKTAASMEGLQLKLTERDGILRASSFDKRDWFYKPEWRLVDRCALPPVSPAETKIHWLIFADRCGIGERLREYIATRGDVCFLVFPGEKFDAISDNEYHIDPLSAADYRRLFSSIPHKNLLAIAHLWSIGDRISESTSTDELTEAVERSCRSALTLVQSLTEIAFPTPPRLWFVFGGAHFVNEGETVPSVIQAPLWGMVKSIALEYPEYRCARVDCDPQAADESAMFLMEEMLSQSREDQIAYRNGKRYAARLTRLDVPRATPEERYRFREDGAYLITGGLGGLGLAVASWMLERGARHLLLLSRRACDNAAAKQVKALTASSAQVEFIQSDVSRFESLEMALRRLEETMPPLRGVIHCAGVVADGVLREQNWERFRLALAPKVEGAWNLHLLTRNAPLDFFVLFSSAASLFGAQGQANYAAANAFLDSLAWRRRALGLSAVAINWGAWSETGVAARLGLGEQLERKGIRSLSPSQGLQVLEECLLHPEYAQIGVAPIDWSVFMKLFHLSEEPPYLSELFQQERQREGAAKPISTPIEILSQLQDAAPDERRLLLAAFLREQAAAVLRIDLSQLDPRRSLSQMGLDSLMAVELRNRVRASLSADVPMVEFMEGHSVEELAQRIERRLSENKPPIRKSDASTAGKKEILPEEAERILANIDDLSDEEVDALLASELQQDGGAF from the coding sequence ATGACTATAGAAAATCCTTCCGATAAGAAAACGGAATTATCGCCGCTGAAGCGCGCCTATCTGGCGCTGGAACAGATGCAAGCGAAATTGGAAGCGGTGGAGCGTTCGTCATCGGAACCGCTCGCTGTCATCGGCATGAGTTGCCGATTTCCCGGCGGCGCCGACGATCCGGAATCTTTTTGGCGGTTGTTGCATGATGGCGTAGAAGCGATCGCCGAAGTCCCCGCCGACCGCTGGGACATAGACGTTTTATACGATCCCAATCCCGATGCGGCGGGAAAGATGAATACGCGGCGCGGCGGATTCTTGCGCAAGGTGGATGAATTCGATCCCCAGTTTTTCGGCGTCTCGCCCCGCGAAGCGGAAAGCATGGACCCCCAGCATCGCCTATTGTTGGAAGTGAGTTGGGAAGCCCTTGAGCGCGCAGGGCAGATCCGCAACCGGCTGCCGGGGCGGCAAATCGGCGTGTTTATCGGCATTACTTCGAACGATTATTCCCAAATCGGCATGAATGCGGGCGGCCTCGATTCCATAGACGCCTATCACATCACCGGCAACACCAACAACGTCGCGGCGGGACGCTTGTCTTATATATTCGGCTTTCACGGTCCCTGCATGGCGATCGATACCGCCTGTTCGTCTTCGCTCACGGCGCTTCATCAAGCATGCCGCAGTCTAGCCCATTGCGAATGCGCAATGGCTTTGGTAGGCGGCGTGAATCTGATTCTCTCGCCAGCGACGGCGATCGCCTTATCCAAGACGAAGGTTTTGTCGCCGAATGGCCATTGCCGCGCCTTCGACGCCGCCGCCGACGGCATGGTGCGCGGCGAGGGCTGCGGCGTGGTTTTGTTGAAGCGCCTTTCGGAGGCGTTGCGGGATGGCGATCCGATTCTCGCCTTGATTCGAGGATCGGCGGTCAATGAGGACGGTCCCAGCAGCGGTCTCACGGTTCCCAACGGCCCCGCTCAGGAGATGCTGTTGCGCCAGGCATTAGAAGCGGCGAAAGTGGATCCATCGGAAGTGGATTATATCGAAGCGCACGGTACAGGTACTTCATTAGGCGATCCCATCGAATTGAATGCATTGAAATCCGTTTTCGGGAAAAACCGGTCACCCGAACGTCCATTAGTCATCGGATCAGTAAAAACCAATATCGGCCACTTAGAGGCGGGTTCCGGCATCGCTGGTTTGATTAAATTGATTCTCGTTTTGCAGCATGAGGAGATCCCGCCGCATCTGCATTTTGAAACTCACAACCCGCGTTTCGATTGGAGCGGTTTTCCTGTAATCGTCCCTAAAAAGCCGACGCCTTGGCTGCGCGGAGCGAGAAAAAGAATCGGCGGCGTCAGTTCTTTTGGCTTCAGCGGCGTCAACTCGCACATCGTCGTGGAAGAAGCACCGGCGTGCGAACCAATCCCATCCGGCGAAGATCGCCCACATCATCTCTTCGCGGTCTCGGCGCAATCGAATGAAGCATTGGCGCAGCTAGCGCAACTCTATATAACTCGTTTGGAAACCGATCCCGCTTTGGAAATTGGAAATATCTGCTTCAGCGCCAATTCCGGACGCGGCCAATTCGCCCATCGCCTCGCCATAACCGTTTCATCCACTGCCGAGTTAATTGAAGGGCTGGAAGGTTTTTTACAAGGACGCCAAGAGGCGAATGTTCATCATGGAGAAGCCGCCAATCCTCTAAAGATCGCCTTTCTCTTCACTGGCGATATCGCCTTATGCGCGGGCATAGGACGCTCGCTTTATGAAACGTCGCTCTCGTTCCGCCGCCTTCTCGAACAATGCGATGAGACGCTGAGTTCTTATTTGGATAAGCCGTTATTGGAAATCCTGTATTCTTCCTCAGCGGATGTATCTATCCAAAAACAAACCGCCTACACCCAACCGGCGCTTTTCGCCTTGCAGTACGCCTTGGCCGCCTTATGGCGTTCCTGGAGTGTAGAACCATGCGCCGTGCTAGGGCAGGGCGCAGGCGAGTACGCCGCCGCCTGCGCTGCGGGTGTTTTCCGTCTTGAAGATGGATTAAGACTAATCGCCGAATGGGTGGATTCGAATAAGAACGAAGCGCAGGCCGCCGTCTTATTTCCGCCGCGCATCGATTTCGTCTCCAACCAAACCGGCGAGTTGGCGGGAGATGAAATTTCCTCACCCGCCTACTGGCGCCATTACGCGTCGCAACAAGATCGATTCGACGATGGAATGCGGACTCTGCGCAAACTGGGATGCAACGCTTTTGTGAAAATCGGTTCCCAGCTGGATTCACTCAACCTTAATCGCGAATGTATGGGAGAAGGGAATTTATGGCTGCCCAGCCTGCATCCAGAGCGCAGCGATTGGGAAACGATGTTGGAGAGTCTGGCGAAATTGTACGTCCATGGCGCCAACGTGGATTGGTTCGCTTTCGACCACGATTATCCCCGCCGCCGCGAGATCATGCCAACCTATCCCTTCCAACGTCGCCGGTATTGGATTCCCGCGGCGGGAGCCTGTTTCCGAAAAAAAGTAACCTATAGCGCGCACAGCGGCGATGGCAATCCGCTATTGGGCCGTAAAATGATTTTGCCGGGAACCAAGGAGATTCGTTTCGAATCTACCATCAGCCCTCAGTCGCCTTTCTATTTGGATCATCATCGAATCTATAACGCCGCCGTATTTCCCGCCTCCGCCTATTTGGCATTGGTTTTGGAGGCGGGCGCGGCGGTTTTTGAAAATAACAATTGGGCGATAAAAGATATTGTTTTTCAACAAGCGTTGATTTTGCCGGATAATCAAGAAATAGTCTTGCAACTCGTTTTAATTCCCAACAATTCGAATGGCTATCTCTTTCAAATATTCAGTTTGAATAATGAAAAGAACGATGCGCCCATCTCGACTCTTCACGCTTCCGGTTCAATGGAACCGGACGATAGCGCCGCTCCTCTAGACGATATAACTGCATTGCGCTGCGAATCGGCGCAAGCGATCGATGTCGAGAAATACTATCGCCGATGCCGCGCGCGAGGCGTCGATTTCGGGCCGGGCTTTCAAGCGCTTGAACAACTTTGGCGGCGGGAAGACGAAGGCGTTGGCCGCATTAATCTTCCCAATATTTTGAAAAAGGATGCTTCCGTCTATCAAGCCCATCCCGTCTTATTGGACGCCTGCTTTCAGGTTCTAGGCGCGCTATCCACGGAAGCGGATGAGGAGAAAATGCTTCTGCCCGTAGGTTTGGAACGTCTTCTCCTCTTCAGTCCTTTGACCGGCGAGTTATGGGGCCGCGCCCAGTTGCGTTCCGCCGATCGAGAAGACCCGAAGGCGGCGATTTTCGATCTCTCTCTATTTACTCCTGATGGGAAAACCGCCGCGTCGATGGAAGGATTGCAACTCAAACTCACAGAGAGGGATGGCATATTGCGCGCTTCGTCTTTCGATAAGCGGGATTGGTTCTACAAGCCGGAATGGCGGCTCGTCGATCGTTGCGCGCTTCCGCCAGTCTCGCCAGCAGAAACCAAGATTCATTGGCTAATTTTCGCCGATCGCTGTGGGATAGGAGAGCGCTTGCGCGAGTATATCGCAACGCGTGGCGACGTTTGCTTTCTTGTGTTTCCGGGGGAAAAATTCGATGCGATTTCGGATAACGAATATCACATCGATCCCTTATCCGCCGCCGATTACCGAAGGTTATTTTCTTCCATTCCCCATAAAAATCTTCTCGCAATAGCGCATCTTTGGAGCATCGGCGATCGTATTTCAGAATCGACATCGACCGATGAGTTGACGGAAGCAGTGGAGCGAAGCTGCCGCAGCGCATTGACCCTCGTCCAATCCTTAACAGAAATTGCATTCCCAACGCCGCCGCGCTTATGGTTTGTGTTTGGCGGCGCTCATTTCGTTAATGAGGGAGAGACCGTTCCCAGCGTGATTCAAGCGCCCTTGTGGGGCATGGTTAAAAGCATCGCGTTGGAGTATCCCGAATACCGATGCGCGCGAGTGGATTGCGATCCGCAAGCGGCGGATGAATCGGCAATGTTTCTGATGGAAGAGATGCTGTCGCAATCGAGAGAAGATCAAATCGCTTATCGCAACGGAAAGCGTTACGCGGCGCGGCTGACGCGTTTGGATGTTCCTCGCGCAACGCCGGAAGAACGCTATCGCTTTCGCGAGGATGGCGCTTACTTGATTACCGGCGGCTTGGGCGGATTGGGTTTAGCCGTTGCTTCATGGATGTTGGAACGGGGCGCGCGCCATTTGCTGCTGCTAAGCCGCCGCGCCTGCGATAACGCCGCCGCCAAGCAGGTGAAAGCGCTAACCGCATCCAGCGCTCAGGTGGAATTTATTCAAAGCGATGTTTCGCGTTTCGAATCGTTGGAAATGGCTCTGCGGCGCCTGGAAGAAACTATGCCGCCCTTGCGCGGAGTAATCCATTGCGCAGGCGTAGTGGCGGATGGCGTCTTGCGGGAACAAAATTGGGAACGTTTTCGCCTGGCGTTGGCGCCCAAAGTGGAAGGCGCTTGGAATCTGCATCTGCTCACGCGCAATGCGCCGCTGGATTTCTTCGTCCTCTTCTCTTCCGCCGCGTCATTATTCGGAGCGCAGGGGCAAGCCAATTATGCGGCGGCCAACGCTTTTCTCGACTCCCTGGCCTGGCGCCGCCGCGCACTGGGATTGTCTGCGGTAGCTATCAATTGGGGTGCCTGGTCCGAAACGGGCGTTGCGGCGCGGTTGGGATTGGGCGAACAATTGGAACGCAAAGGAATTCGCAGCTTATCGCCTTCGCAAGGATTGCAGGTTTTAGAAGAATGCTTGTTGCATCCCGAATACGCTCAGATCGGCGTTGCGCCCATTGATTGGTCTGTTTTCATGAAACTCTTCCATCTCAGCGAGGAGCCGCCTTATCTCTCGGAACTGTTTCAGCAGGAACGTCAACGCGAAGGCGCCGCGAAACCGATATCTACGCCGATAGAAATTTTATCCCAGCTGCAAGATGCCGCGCCGGATGAACGCCGCCTTCTTCTCGCTGCGTTTCTGCGGGAACAAGCCGCCGCCGTTTTGCGCATCGATCTTTCCCAACTCGATCCGCGCCGTTCCTTAAGCCAAATGGGACTCGATTCT
- a CDS encoding glycosyltransferase → MNNKTITILSYGTQGDVEPCIALALALMQAGFGVCLAADKEFESLIQERGIPSLYYELGLKDFFHSELGKAALSGKDDRQSRQALNARFQDAIRRMLDVCWEASQSSAGVIYSGELLPAGFIAEKLAIPSIITSAMPNLSPTRAFPLIGAPRIGLGGFGNRLTYCLYRLSWFNRNPAIAQWLRETVKYPIPSRFKNYLYRDGRPIPILYSYSEEILPTPKDWNCDTLASGYWFLEPMNHWQPSPSLERFLADGPAPIYVGFGSTVGIDPEKVTRIAIGALRQVGKRGVFVGGWGGVKPCDLPDSIYYMDYAPFAWLFPRMKAVVHHGGANTMAWGLMAGKPTIVCPFVTDQFFWSALVPKLGAGPAPLPLKDLTVNNLAQAINISINNDTMRRRAEAIGARLREEDGVGKAVRFIREKFGF, encoded by the coding sequence ATGAATAACAAAACCATTACGATCCTATCCTATGGAACGCAGGGCGATGTCGAACCGTGCATTGCGTTGGCGCTCGCTTTGATGCAAGCGGGATTCGGCGTTTGCTTGGCGGCAGATAAAGAGTTCGAATCCCTGATCCAAGAGCGCGGCATTCCCAGCCTTTATTACGAACTTGGTTTGAAAGATTTTTTCCATTCCGAACTGGGCAAAGCGGCGTTAAGCGGAAAGGACGATCGTCAAAGCCGCCAGGCTCTCAACGCTAGGTTTCAAGACGCTATTCGCCGCATGCTGGATGTTTGTTGGGAGGCGTCGCAAAGCTCGGCGGGAGTGATTTATAGCGGCGAACTTCTTCCCGCCGGTTTCATCGCCGAAAAACTCGCGATTCCTTCCATCATAACATCCGCCATGCCCAATCTCTCTCCCACCCGCGCTTTTCCCTTGATTGGCGCGCCCCGCATCGGCTTGGGCGGCTTCGGCAATCGCTTGACGTATTGCCTCTATCGTCTTTCCTGGTTCAATCGCAATCCTGCCATTGCGCAATGGCTGCGCGAGACGGTGAAATATCCCATTCCTTCCCGCTTCAAGAATTATCTGTATCGCGATGGACGTCCCATCCCCATTTTATATTCCTATAGCGAAGAGATTTTGCCCACTCCCAAAGATTGGAACTGCGATACGCTGGCCAGCGGTTATTGGTTTCTTGAACCAATGAACCATTGGCAGCCATCGCCTTCGTTGGAACGGTTTCTTGCGGATGGTCCCGCTCCCATCTATGTCGGCTTCGGAAGCACGGTTGGAATCGATCCTGAAAAAGTTACCCGCATCGCAATAGGGGCTTTGCGTCAAGTGGGTAAACGCGGCGTATTCGTCGGCGGATGGGGAGGCGTGAAGCCCTGCGATCTTCCCGATTCGATCTATTATATGGATTATGCGCCCTTTGCTTGGCTGTTTCCGCGAATGAAAGCGGTAGTTCATCATGGAGGCGCCAACACGATGGCGTGGGGATTGATGGCGGGCAAGCCGACTATAGTTTGTCCGTTCGTAACGGATCAGTTTTTTTGGAGCGCACTGGTTCCAAAACTCGGAGCAGGTCCCGCTCCCTTGCCCTTGAAGGATTTGACTGTCAATAATTTGGCGCAAGCCATAAATATTTCCATAAATAATGATACGATGCGCCGCCGCGCAGAAGCCATCGGAGCGCGCCTGCGCGAGGAGGATGGCGTAGGCAAAGCCGTCCGCTTCATTCGAGAAAAATTCGGATTTTAG